The following coding sequences lie in one Sinorhizobium fredii USDA 257 genomic window:
- a CDS encoding RES family NAD+ phosphorylase, which produces MRFVGTCYRAHDPRWAFKPTSGDGAAIRGARFNPKGVPALYLALSIMTAVKEANQGFAHRIDPCVLCSYNIDCENVFDLTTEEGRAAHSVSMEEMACSWATALAEGRRPASWSIYDRLDARGTAGILVPSFAPRAEADDRNLVLWKWGPDLPRQVNVNDPSGRLPQDQLSWR; this is translated from the coding sequence TTGAGGTTTGTGGGAACGTGCTACCGAGCGCATGATCCACGCTGGGCTTTCAAACCGACATCAGGCGATGGCGCCGCCATCAGAGGCGCGCGGTTCAATCCGAAGGGCGTGCCCGCGCTTTACCTTGCGCTCAGCATCATGACAGCTGTCAAGGAGGCCAACCAAGGCTTCGCGCACCGTATCGATCCCTGCGTGCTGTGCTCCTACAATATCGATTGTGAAAACGTCTTTGACCTGACAACGGAGGAGGGGAGGGCCGCGCATTCCGTCTCCATGGAGGAAATGGCTTGTAGCTGGGCCACAGCGCTTGCGGAGGGGAGGCGTCCCGCCTCGTGGTCGATCTATGATCGCCTCGATGCGCGCGGGACGGCCGGTATCTTGGTGCCAAGTTTCGCGCCGCGTGCTGAGGCGGATGACCGGAACCTCGTTCTGTGGAAATGGGGACCGGATCTTCCGCGCCAGGTGAACGTGAATGACCCGAGCGGCCGGCTACCCCAGGATCAACTATCCTGGCGCTGA
- a CDS encoding antitoxin gives MPQLHHNQPKPPREAKLFRNNKSQAVRIPADFEFPGDRVIIHRDGDRLIIEPMQRKNLLEVLAGLEPLGPEDEFPDVDDTLLPVKEIDL, from the coding sequence ATGCCCCAACTCCACCACAACCAACCTAAACCTCCCAGGGAAGCTAAACTCTTCCGAAATAACAAGAGTCAGGCTGTACGCATCCCGGCTGACTTTGAGTTTCCGGGCGATCGGGTGATCATCCACCGCGACGGAGATCGGCTTATCATCGAGCCGATGCAGCGTAAGAACCTGCTGGAAGTTCTGGCCGGTTTAGAACCGCTCGGACCTGAAGATGAGTTCCCCGATGTTGACGACACACTGCTGCCGGTGAAGGAAATCGATCTTTGA
- a CDS encoding type II toxin-antitoxin system VapC family toxin, giving the protein MSRLYMLDTNIVSELARNPRGAVTERIAEVGPDAICVSIITAAELRYGCAKKGSPRLLAQIEAILGSLQVLALDVPADAEYGGIRTELEAAGKPIGPNDLFIAAHACAVGAVLVTANIGEFARIRDLRIENWLDLTSRQTKGASY; this is encoded by the coding sequence TTGAGCAGGCTCTATATGCTGGACACCAATATCGTGTCGGAGCTTGCACGGAACCCGAGGGGCGCTGTCACTGAACGTATCGCTGAGGTTGGGCCGGATGCGATCTGCGTCAGCATTATTACAGCAGCAGAGTTGCGTTATGGATGCGCCAAGAAGGGATCCCCGAGGCTGCTGGCACAGATCGAGGCCATTCTTGGAAGCTTGCAAGTGCTCGCGCTCGACGTGCCTGCTGATGCCGAGTACGGCGGCATCCGGACTGAACTGGAAGCCGCTGGCAAACCAATTGGCCCAAATGACCTGTTCATCGCTGCTCATGCTTGTGCAGTCGGAGCGGTACTCGTGACGGCGAATATCGGGGAGTTTGCGCGCATTCGTGATCTCCGTATTGAAAACTGGCTGGATTTAACATCCAGGCAAACAAAGGGCGCCTCCTATTAA